The genomic region TTTCTAAtttcagttttatttttattaatgttgTTCTCTATCATTGACATGAGTACAAAGAAGTTTCTTCGCCAACCCTCAAGAAATAggctttttttttcttaaaaaatacaTATGATCGATAATATATATAGACATAGATATCTATCTATATATTTAGAGACTAGATTTAGGCACCACTCACTATTCATTCCCTTTTCCTCCTTAATACCTCCGAGTAGTAATGGAAGGGTTCAATGGTTGGTTGTATGAAAGCTTCAACCATGATTTCGCCATTCGAAGGTTTTGTTCGGCAAGAGTTGAGCTTGAACAAGGGGAGTTGGGCGATGCCATGAATAATGATACTGAGCCCTTTTGTCCTGATGATGAAATTAGCACCCCTCACTTAGCTGCTTCTGAGGTCGATGACTTTGTTGATAGTTTCATTAACATGgattatgatgatgatgatggggaTGGAGATGGGGAGGGGGATGATAAAAACGATCGCAACTCCAAGAAGCAGCAAAATTTCCATCATTTTCAGGACAAAATCGAGGCATTTTCGATTGTCAATGATGATTCGCTGATGATGGAAGGAGATGAATTGGAGATGAGTAGCTCATGTGAAGATTTGGGAGCAAATGAAATGGTTCCTAGCATAGAGGAGGCCAGCCATGGGGTAGACCAAGGGCTTCACCTGGTGCACTTGTTGCTGGCATGTGCCGAGGCGGTAGGCTGCCGTGACATACACCTTGCGACCTCTATGCTCAGTCAAATTGGGGCTTCGGCTACTCCTTTGGGTGATTCACTGCAAAGGGTTTCCTATTGTTTTGCTATAGGATTGAAATCTAGACTGTCTCTTCTTCAAAATGTCAATGGAAACGGCACCATTGCAAATTGTGCCATTGATGTTCCAATGATAGCTAGGGAGGAGAAAATGGAGGCTTTTCAATTACTTTACCAGACTACTCCTTACATTGCATTTGGCTTCCTGGCTGCAAATGAGGCAATATTTCAAGCAGCACAAGGGAAAGGTTCCTTGCACATCATTGATCTAGGAATGAAACATACCCTTCAATGGCCTTCCTTGATAAGAGCGCTAGCATCAAGGCCTGAAGGTCCCCCAACTCTCCGAATTACAGCATTAACCAGTGATGAAGATCTAGTAGAGCTTGAAGCTAGCATGAAGTCCCTTCTCGAGGACGCCAGCTCACTAGGTATAGCAATGGAGTTCCACCTGATATCAGAGCCAGTTACACCGTCTCTTCTGACCAGAGATAATCTCAACTTAAGAGAAGGGGAATCATTATATATCAACAGTGTTATGCACTTGCACAAATATGTGAAAGAGAGTAGAGGATCACTCAAAGCAATCCTCCAAGCCATCAAGAAACTAGGCCCAGCTTTGCTAACAATGGTGGAACAAGATGCAAACCACAATGGACCATTCTTTCTTGGGAGGTTCCTTGAGTCCCTTCACTACTATTCAGCCATTTTTGATTCCCTTGAGGCAAGTCTACCTAGACATAGTCCTCAAAGGATGAAGATAGAGAGGCTTCACTTTGCGGAAGAAATTCGAAACATTGTAGCTTACGAAGGAACGGACAGAATGGAAAGGCATGAAAGAGCAGATCAATGGCGACGACAATTAGGCAGAGCTGGGTTTCAAGTGATGGGGTTGAAGTGCTTGAGTCAAGCAAGGATGATGCTTTCAGTCTATGGCTGTGACGGTTATTCATTGGGCAGTGAGAAAGGGTGCCTCCTCCTCGGGTGGAAAGGCAGGCCCTTGATGCTGGCATCTGCTTGGCAACTGCA from Gossypium arboreum isolate Shixiya-1 chromosome 1, ASM2569848v2, whole genome shotgun sequence harbors:
- the LOC108481622 gene encoding GRAS family protein RAD1-like, translating into MEGFNGWLYESFNHDFAIRRFCSARVELEQGELGDAMNNDTEPFCPDDEISTPHLAASEVDDFVDSFINMDYDDDDGDGDGEGDDKNDRNSKKQQNFHHFQDKIEAFSIVNDDSLMMEGDELEMSSSCEDLGANEMVPSIEEASHGVDQGLHLVHLLLACAEAVGCRDIHLATSMLSQIGASATPLGDSLQRVSYCFAIGLKSRLSLLQNVNGNGTIANCAIDVPMIAREEKMEAFQLLYQTTPYIAFGFLAANEAIFQAAQGKGSLHIIDLGMKHTLQWPSLIRALASRPEGPPTLRITALTSDEDLVELEASMKSLLEDASSLGIAMEFHLISEPVTPSLLTRDNLNLREGESLYINSVMHLHKYVKESRGSLKAILQAIKKLGPALLTMVEQDANHNGPFFLGRFLESLHYYSAIFDSLEASLPRHSPQRMKIERLHFAEEIRNIVAYEGTDRMERHERADQWRRQLGRAGFQVMGLKCLSQARMMLSVYGCDGYSLGSEKGCLLLGWKGRPLMLASAWQLHNVSSAY